The Pelobates fuscus isolate aPelFus1 chromosome 2, aPelFus1.pri, whole genome shotgun sequence genome has a segment encoding these proteins:
- the C2H2orf50 gene encoding uncharacterized protein C2orf50 homolog codes for MGSRQVSIRRATSAGYRLPDRSAAGVESRSTVSLNKTYPGVRQNPPLDTKDKEKQIWGGNVRQDHIWREQVESEKRGEKRWEETWGFLKEYDSQGNEKVPESLPEEAHIFSEKMPNTTNQYIGSRLNTELGKSLVHMDFLLTGGKRKKKLGSELLPC; via the exons ATGGGTAGCAGACAAGTGTCCATCAGACGGGCCACTTCTGCTGGGTACCGGCTTCCAGATCGAAGTGCAGCAGGGGTGGAATCACGTTCTACGGTCTCTTTAAACAAGACGTATCCAGGGGTGCGACAAAATCCACCACTAGATACCAAGGACAAGGAGAAACAGAtctgggggggtaatgtcagaCAAGACCATATCTGGAGAGAACAAGTGGAATCTGAGAAGAGAGGAGAGAAACGCTG gGAGGAAACCTGGGGTTTTCTCAAGGAATACGATTCACAG GGCAATGAAAAAGTACCAGAAAGTCTACCGGAAGAGGCCCATATTTTTTCGGAAAAAATGCCAAATACCACCAACCAATATATCGGCAGCAGGCTAAACACCGAGCTGGGTAAAAGTCTGGTTCACATGGATTTTCTCCTTACAGGTGGAAAACGGAAGAAAAAACTTGGAAGTGAACTCCTGCCCTGTTAA